The Methyloprofundus sedimenti genome includes the window CGATTATGCGAACACTATATTTCAATTTGAAATGTTTAAATACCGATTTACTCTTTAAGTGATTATTTACAGCAATGTCGTCTTGATTGCCCGCACGAATTTTGGAATATTTAAGCTATGAATATTATTTTTCTGGGAATTATCCTGCTTGCTTTTTTCACCAGCGCTTACCACCAATTAACCTGGGTTCCTTCAGGGGCTGATGATATCGCGCCGATGCAGGCTTTGACGACTGCGTTAATTGAAGCCAGTAAAAGTTCAGTAGAATTAGCAATAGGCCTGGTTGGAGTAATGGCTTTTTTTCTCGGTTTAATGAAAGTTGCCGAAGCCGGTGGTTTACTGCACATTATTGCCCGCTTATTACGCCCATTAATGGTACGCTTATTCCCGGATGTGCCCGAAGATCACCCCGCTATGGGGGCCATGATTATGAATATGTCTGCCAATGCATTAGGACTGGGTAATGCTGCAACACCGTTTGGTATCCGTGCCATGCAGGAATTAGATAAACTAAACCCGGTCAAAGGGACAGCCAGCAATGCCATGGTTTTATTTTTGGCAATAAATACCTCAAGCGTCACTTTACTGCCTACCGGTATTATCGCATTACGCGCCTCAGCAGGCTCTGCTGACCCCGCCGGTATTATTCCCACTACGTTATTTGCTACTTTGTGCTCTACCACAGCAGCGATATTAGCAGCAAAATTTTATCAACGCTTCTTTGTTATCGATGCTCAAAAAGCCTCTTCAGATATTGACTCCAGCGTTGGGCCAGGCCATATAGATTATGAAGTAACAGATGAATTACCGGACGCGAATTCAGCTGCTTATCCAGCCTGGATATCATACTTATCATTACTCTGTATTGTTGCATTTGTGCCGTTGGCCATCGTATACGGGCGCAGTATCGGGCCCTGGATTATTCCTGTTTTTGTTGTGTCTTTACTGAGCTTTGGGGCTTATCAGGGCGTCCGGGTTTACGAAGTCTTTGTCGAAGGAGCAAAAGATGGTTTTAATGTTGCAATTAAAATCATCCCCTATTTAATCGCCATTTTAGTCGCCATTGCCATGTTTCGGGAAAGCGGTGCTATGCATGTGATGATCAGTGCCGTGGGTAGTGTAACAATTCTTGTTGGTTTTCCTGCAGAAGCCTTGCCAATGGCATTATTGCGCCCTTTATCAGGTTCCGGCGCTTATGGAGTGGTCGCGGCAACTCTACAAGACCCTGCTATTGGACCCGATAGTTATGTAGGTTATCTAGTCAGTACTTTACAAGGTTCGACTGAAACTACCTTTTATGTTCTCGCAGTTTATTTTGGTGCAGTACAGGTACGGCAAGTTCGTCATGCATTAGCCGCAGGTTTAACGGCTGATCTGGTGGGTATCATTGCAGCCACAGCTGCTTGCTATTATTTATATGCCTAGCTCCCACGTTAGCTTCATCTTACGGTATAGGGTGCAAAGCTCCATGACAGCAAGAATTTCCGTATCGGTGTTTGCAGCTCACCTGCTTTTAAATCACTGAACTAACCATGCCAGATATAAACCGTGATTTGATTGGATATGCTAATAACCCGCCTCACCCGCAGTGGCCGAATGCTGCGCGCTTAGCAATTAATTTCGTAATTAATATCGAGGAAGGCGCGGAACGCAACGCATTAGAGGGTGATGCGGGTTCGGAAAATTATCTAACTGAACTGGCTATGCGGGAGTCTATACCCGGGCAACGTGATTTATTTAGCGAATCTATTTTTGAATATGGTTCGCGTTGTGGCGTGTGGCGCTTACTTGATCTATTTGAACAACGGCAAATTAAAATCACCACCTGGGCATGTGGCATGGCTTTAGAAAAAAATCCCCAGCTTGCCCTGCATCTAGCTCAACAGGGACATGAAATTGCCGGACATGGTTATCGCTGGATTGATTATCGTCAATTTAATCCTGAGCTGGAACGTGAGCATATCAAAAGAACTCTGGCTATAATTAAACATTACACAGGGGATCTACCTTGGGGATGGTATACTGGACGTAAAAGCCTGCAAACCAGGCAATTATTGCAGGCAGCCGGCTTACGTTATGATTCGGAAAGTTATAACGACGACCTGCCCTACTGGCAAATAGTCAATGAT containing:
- a CDS encoding nucleoside recognition domain-containing protein — translated: MNIIFLGIILLAFFTSAYHQLTWVPSGADDIAPMQALTTALIEASKSSVELAIGLVGVMAFFLGLMKVAEAGGLLHIIARLLRPLMVRLFPDVPEDHPAMGAMIMNMSANALGLGNAATPFGIRAMQELDKLNPVKGTASNAMVLFLAINTSSVTLLPTGIIALRASAGSADPAGIIPTTLFATLCSTTAAILAAKFYQRFFVIDAQKASSDIDSSVGPGHIDYEVTDELPDANSAAYPAWISYLSLLCIVAFVPLAIVYGRSIGPWIIPVFVVSLLSFGAYQGVRVYEVFVEGAKDGFNVAIKIIPYLIAILVAIAMFRESGAMHVMISAVGSVTILVGFPAEALPMALLRPLSGSGAYGVVAATLQDPAIGPDSYVGYLVSTLQGSTETTFYVLAVYFGAVQVRQVRHALAAGLTADLVGIIAATAACYYLYA
- a CDS encoding polysaccharide deacetylase family protein; translation: MPDINRDLIGYANNPPHPQWPNAARLAINFVINIEEGAERNALEGDAGSENYLTELAMRESIPGQRDLFSESIFEYGSRCGVWRLLDLFEQRQIKITTWACGMALEKNPQLALHLAQQGHEIAGHGYRWIDYRQFNPELEREHIKRTLAIIKHYTGDLPWGWYTGRKSLQTRQLLQAAGLRYDSESYNDDLPYWQIVNDQPYLIIPYSFDVNDAKYYLTPGWMSGEDFLNYLINSVRCLHREGEKSPKMMSVALHARISGHPGRAEVLHKFLDYLADFPDIWICTRQQIAQHWYQQHPYRTKEINT